A single region of the Methylocystis echinoides genome encodes:
- a CDS encoding cation:proton antiporter yields the protein MSPNEILLVAMTIIFTGPFLLWRLGRTDYYAPLVVVQIICGILLGPGVAGSAFPGFFAAIFNRDTIAALNGIALWGVMAFVFVAGVELDLREAWRRRSETFVTASLALIAPLASGAVAAFFLTTSGDHWVGPNGGLWQFILGVGMACAVTALPILVLLMERLEIIRRPLGQRILRYASLDDIAIWAVLALILMDWARLGRQALFLVAFAVSSFAYRRLMPRIGESDRWFVALIWLVSAGLFADWVGLHFIVGAFLAGVVSDADWFDRARMDHFRQTVLIILMPVFFLITGLRTNWTIGGSTVFAAAGLLLFASITGKLAGTHLAGRLLKWEPGEATIIGWLLQTKALIMIIFANVLLDKGIISSETFTALLLTAVGSTMLTIPIVTPKLKRLSDMPDKG from the coding sequence ATGAGCCCGAATGAAATTCTCCTCGTCGCAATGACGATCATTTTTACAGGACCCTTCCTCCTGTGGCGGCTGGGGCGGACGGATTATTACGCGCCGCTTGTGGTGGTCCAGATCATTTGCGGAATCCTGCTGGGTCCCGGCGTCGCCGGCTCCGCATTCCCGGGATTCTTCGCCGCGATCTTCAACCGTGACACGATCGCGGCGCTCAATGGAATCGCGCTTTGGGGGGTGATGGCCTTTGTCTTCGTCGCCGGCGTCGAGCTCGACCTGAGAGAAGCGTGGCGCCGCCGGTCCGAAACATTCGTGACCGCCAGCCTGGCGCTCATCGCGCCGCTTGCGTCCGGCGCTGTCGCGGCCTTCTTCCTGACGACCTCCGGCGACCACTGGGTCGGACCGAATGGGGGCCTGTGGCAATTCATCCTGGGCGTCGGGATGGCCTGCGCGGTGACGGCGTTGCCGATCCTGGTGCTGCTGATGGAAAGGCTGGAGATCATCCGCCGTCCGCTCGGACAACGCATCCTGCGTTACGCCAGCCTGGACGATATCGCCATCTGGGCCGTCTTGGCGTTGATCCTCATGGATTGGGCGCGACTGGGACGACAGGCGCTTTTCCTCGTTGCTTTCGCCGTCTCGAGTTTTGCCTATCGCCGACTGATGCCGCGAATCGGGGAGAGCGACCGCTGGTTCGTCGCCCTCATCTGGCTGGTGAGCGCTGGGCTGTTCGCCGATTGGGTCGGCCTTCATTTCATCGTGGGTGCTTTCCTGGCGGGCGTGGTCTCGGATGCCGACTGGTTCGACCGGGCCCGCATGGATCACTTTCGTCAGACGGTCCTCATCATCCTCATGCCGGTATTTTTCCTCATCACGGGCCTGCGAACCAATTGGACAATTGGTGGATCGACGGTCTTCGCCGCCGCCGGCCTGCTATTGTTCGCTTCGATAACCGGCAAGCTTGCGGGAACACATCTTGCGGGCCGCCTGCTAAAATGGGAACCGGGCGAAGCGACGATCATTGGCTGGCTGCTGCAGACGAAGGCGCTGATCATGATCATCTTCGCCAATGTGCTTCTGGACAAAGGGATCATCTCCAGTGAGACTTTCACCGCTCTCCTGCTGACGGCTGTGGGCAGCACCATGCTCACCATTCCGATTGTCACCCCGAAACTGAAGCGCCTCTCCGACATGCCCGACAAGGGCTGA
- a CDS encoding TylF/MycF/NovP-related O-methyltransferase has translation MGLKELLLRLKETPLFGKRPSETKAPALTGVEQLDLIDRSQLSIFFEKDPLVALYEVAMDRTQAPADSFFKRCRFFSLAELCEFALSKNEPGDIVECGCWRGHSAYMISTLASKYGFRGAFHIFDSFEGLSELSEEDRSQRFNLNTQEVAEQAKWFACPEDIVKANLSGFPFVKTYKGWVPDRFAEVADKRFSFVHIDLDLYKPIMDSIHFFYPRMVKGGIIVFDDYGSARFPGAKVAIDEAINKYSPTFFFRHPTGGAFLIV, from the coding sequence ATGGGCCTAAAAGAGCTTCTCCTTCGCTTGAAAGAAACGCCTTTGTTTGGAAAACGTCCCTCCGAAACAAAGGCCCCTGCCTTAACGGGCGTGGAACAGCTTGATCTGATTGACCGTAGCCAGCTTAGTATTTTTTTCGAAAAAGATCCGCTTGTGGCGTTGTACGAAGTCGCCATGGACCGCACTCAAGCGCCTGCGGACAGCTTTTTCAAAAGGTGCCGTTTCTTTTCGCTGGCAGAGCTATGCGAGTTCGCCTTGAGCAAAAACGAACCGGGCGACATTGTCGAGTGTGGATGTTGGCGCGGTCACTCTGCTTATATGATCAGCACTTTAGCCAGTAAATATGGTTTCCGGGGCGCGTTCCATATATTTGACAGCTTCGAAGGCCTCTCGGAATTGAGCGAGGAAGACAGAAGCCAGCGGTTCAACTTGAATACACAGGAAGTCGCCGAGCAGGCGAAGTGGTTTGCCTGCCCTGAGGACATTGTTAAGGCTAACCTGTCCGGGTTTCCTTTCGTTAAAACCTATAAGGGATGGGTGCCTGACCGCTTCGCCGAGGTCGCCGACAAACGGTTTTCCTTCGTGCACATCGACTTGGATCTATATAAGCCAATAATGGACAGCATCCATTTTTTCTATCCGCGCATGGTCAAAGGCGGAATAATTGTATTTGACGACTACGGTTCAGCGAGGTTCCCAGGCGCTAAAGTGGCAATTGACGAGGCTATAAATAAGTACTCGCCTACATTTTTCTTTCGTCACCCCACCGGTGGCGCGTTCCTCATCGTTTAG
- a CDS encoding LapA family protein encodes MTPRLPRPHALSNHAGAPPTNGDELMKAVLRIIVFVPLALLILFFSMANRGPVRIGLDPFATSDAAGPSFEAPMFLVVLASMALGVLAGGVASWLGHLSVRRDAKIARSEAKKTRLEIEKLRQQALAQLPGDASGKASRRG; translated from the coding sequence ATGACGCCGAGGCTCCCGCGGCCCCACGCGCTGTCGAACCATGCCGGCGCGCCGCCGACCAACGGGGATGAGCTCATGAAAGCTGTGTTGCGCATAATCGTCTTTGTCCCGCTGGCGCTGCTCATTCTGTTTTTCTCCATGGCGAATCGCGGGCCGGTAAGGATCGGGCTCGATCCCTTCGCCACGAGCGATGCGGCGGGCCCGTCCTTCGAGGCGCCGATGTTCCTCGTGGTGCTGGCGTCGATGGCGCTCGGAGTGCTCGCCGGGGGCGTCGCCTCGTGGCTGGGACATCTTTCGGTGCGTCGCGACGCCAAGATCGCCCGCTCGGAGGCGAAGAAGACCCGCCTGGAGATCGAGAAGCTGCGTCAGCAGGCGCTTGCGCAACTGCCCGGCGACGCGTCGGGGAAGGCGAGCCGACGCGGATAG
- the ihfB gene encoding integration host factor subunit beta, whose protein sequence is MIKSELIQRIARRNSHLYQRDVETIVSTILDEITAALARGDRVELRGFGAFSVKKRDARTGRNPRTGAQVSVEEKCVPFFKTGKEMRERLNENYQG, encoded by the coding sequence ATGATCAAGTCGGAACTCATTCAGCGCATTGCGCGTCGCAACAGCCACCTCTATCAGCGTGACGTCGAAACGATTGTCAGCACGATTCTGGACGAGATCACCGCCGCGCTGGCGCGGGGCGACCGGGTCGAACTGCGCGGCTTCGGCGCTTTTTCCGTGAAGAAGCGCGACGCCCGCACGGGCCGCAATCCGCGCACTGGCGCACAGGTTTCGGTTGAGGAGAAGTGCGTGCCCTTCTTCAAGACGGGCAAGGAAATGCGCGAGCGCCTGAACGAGAACTACCAGGGCTGA
- the sppA gene encoding signal peptide peptidase SppA translates to MSPPTDYLIDRRRLRRRLGWWRMAAIAAVGVAAIVLVSRVTGADSTDKLTPHIARLSLQGMILGDKDTIDLVKKIGESNQAKAVLLTIDSPGGTTTGAEKLYDELRRLNEKKPVVAVVGAVAASGAYIAAIAADTIVAQGNSLVGSIGVLFQYPNFYKLLDSVGVKVEEVKSSPLKAAPNGLEPTSEAARAAIASLVADSYTWFKDLVKERRHLDDAGLAKVSDGRVFTARQGVPLKLVDILGGEREAINWLEKNKGLAKDLPVRDWKKKGSLERLGLVEGAASVSRVVGLESVAAVLDQAVATERRGSLDGLLAIWQGFDAR, encoded by the coding sequence ATGTCGCCGCCCACGGATTATCTGATCGATCGCCGCCGCCTGCGGCGCAGGCTTGGCTGGTGGCGCATGGCCGCGATCGCCGCCGTGGGCGTCGCCGCGATCGTCCTGGTTTCGCGTGTCACCGGCGCCGATTCGACAGACAAGCTGACGCCGCACATCGCGCGGCTCTCGCTGCAGGGGATGATCCTGGGCGACAAGGACACGATCGACCTCGTCAAGAAGATCGGCGAATCGAATCAGGCCAAGGCCGTCCTGCTGACCATCGACAGCCCCGGGGGCACCACGACGGGCGCGGAGAAGCTTTACGACGAGCTGCGCCGCCTGAACGAGAAGAAGCCGGTTGTCGCCGTCGTGGGCGCTGTGGCGGCCTCTGGCGCGTATATCGCCGCGATCGCAGCGGACACGATTGTGGCGCAGGGCAATTCGCTGGTCGGCTCCATTGGCGTGCTGTTCCAGTATCCGAATTTCTACAAGCTGCTGGATTCGGTCGGCGTGAAGGTCGAGGAGGTGAAATCCTCGCCGCTCAAGGCCGCGCCAAACGGCCTGGAGCCCACGAGCGAAGCCGCGCGCGCCGCGATCGCCAGCCTCGTCGCCGATTCTTATACCTGGTTCAAGGACTTGGTGAAGGAGCGCCGCCACCTCGACGACGCCGGGCTCGCGAAAGTTTCCGATGGTCGGGTGTTCACGGCGCGTCAGGGCGTGCCGCTGAAACTGGTCGACATTCTTGGCGGCGAGCGGGAAGCCATCAACTGGCTGGAGAAGAACAAGGGGCTTGCGAAGGATCTGCCGGTCCGCGACTGGAAAAAGAAGGGCAGCCTCGAGCGGCTCGGGCTGGTCGAGGGCGCGGCGAGCGTTTCGAGGGTGGTCGGCCTCGAGTCGGTGGCGGCCGTGCTCGATCAGGCCGTGGCCACGGAGCGGCGCGGCAGTCTTGACGGTCTATTGGCGATTTGGCAGGGTTTCGACGCGCGCTGA
- the cutA gene encoding divalent-cation tolerance protein CutA, which translates to MSGLAILVTTIDSDEAARMLARAALEAKLAACVQIAPVVSHYVWKGELCEAREFQLQMKHLAADYAALAALVRRLHSYETPEILRIDVADADPAYAAWIAAAAQRG; encoded by the coding sequence GTGAGCGGCCTCGCGATTCTCGTCACGACGATCGATTCGGATGAGGCGGCGCGCATGCTGGCGCGCGCCGCGCTGGAGGCAAAACTGGCTGCTTGCGTCCAGATCGCGCCCGTCGTGAGCCATTACGTCTGGAAGGGGGAGCTGTGCGAGGCGCGGGAGTTCCAACTGCAGATGAAGCATCTCGCCGCCGATTATGCCGCGCTTGCGGCGCTGGTCCGGCGGCTGCACAGTTATGAGACGCCTGAGATACTGCGTATCGACGTCGCCGACGCCGATCCGGCCTATGCCGCCTGGATCGCGGCGGCGGCGCAAAGGGGCTGA
- a CDS encoding Do family serine endopeptidase, translated as MKASVRLVVNGLAAIIFGAGAAALDGAGAQVSAQERAVPGSRAEIAYSFAPVVKKAQPAVVNVFASRVERMPANPFLDDPIFRRFFGEGGGGMPGRQNTAQSLGSGVIVDPSGLVVTNNHVIENMTDVKVALADKREIPAKILLRDPRTDLAVLKLTEGSNFPTMELGDSDALEVGDLTLAIGNPFGVGQTVTQGIVSALSRTHVGISDYGFFIQTDAAINPGNSGGPLVDMNARVVGINSAIFSKSGGSVGIGFAIPVNMVKSVLAAAKGGGKTVKRPWLGATLQTLSQEIAEGLGLERPTGALLADVDPKGPAAEAGLKRGDVIIAVDGQTADDPEAVGYRLGTKPLGGQANLTVLRAGKKSTVQMRLTPAPETPPRDTVKLKGASPFAGATVVNISPAVTEEMSLQGPAAGVAVAEIESGSFAQQLNLQRGDVIIAVNDQKIENTHDLERATAMRAYYWKVTLARGGQVFTTVVGG; from the coding sequence ATGAAGGCTTCGGTGCGGCTTGTCGTCAATGGGTTGGCGGCGATCATCTTCGGCGCGGGAGCCGCGGCGCTCGACGGCGCGGGCGCTCAGGTCTCGGCGCAGGAGCGCGCGGTTCCGGGTTCACGCGCGGAAATCGCCTATTCCTTCGCGCCGGTCGTCAAAAAGGCGCAGCCGGCGGTGGTCAATGTCTTCGCCTCGCGCGTCGAGCGCATGCCGGCCAATCCATTTCTCGACGATCCGATCTTCCGCCGCTTCTTCGGCGAGGGCGGCGGCGGCATGCCCGGCCGGCAGAATACGGCGCAGTCGCTGGGCTCGGGCGTCATCGTCGATCCGAGTGGGCTCGTCGTCACCAATAATCACGTCATCGAGAACATGACGGATGTGAAGGTGGCGCTGGCCGACAAGCGCGAAATCCCGGCGAAAATCCTGCTGCGCGATCCGCGCACCGATCTCGCCGTGCTGAAACTGACGGAAGGCTCCAACTTCCCGACCATGGAGCTCGGGGACTCCGACGCGCTCGAAGTCGGCGATCTGACGCTTGCGATCGGCAATCCGTTCGGCGTCGGCCAGACGGTGACGCAGGGCATCGTCTCGGCGCTGTCGCGCACCCATGTCGGGATCTCCGACTATGGCTTCTTCATCCAGACCGATGCGGCGATCAATCCCGGCAATTCCGGCGGCCCGCTGGTCGACATGAACGCGCGCGTCGTCGGCATCAATTCGGCGATTTTTTCCAAGTCCGGCGGTTCGGTCGGCATCGGCTTCGCGATCCCCGTCAACATGGTGAAGAGCGTCCTCGCGGCGGCCAAAGGCGGCGGCAAGACGGTGAAGCGCCCGTGGCTCGGCGCCACGCTGCAGACGCTCTCGCAGGAAATCGCCGAGGGGCTCGGCCTCGAGCGCCCCACCGGCGCGCTGCTGGCCGATGTCGACCCCAAGGGGCCGGCCGCCGAGGCGGGGCTGAAGCGCGGCGACGTCATCATCGCCGTCGACGGGCAGACGGCCGACGATCCGGAGGCGGTCGGCTATCGCCTCGGCACCAAGCCGCTCGGGGGGCAGGCGAACCTGACCGTCCTGCGCGCCGGCAAGAAATCAACGGTGCAGATGCGCCTCACGCCGGCGCCAGAAACGCCCCCGCGCGACACGGTGAAGCTCAAAGGCGCTTCGCCCTTCGCCGGCGCGACGGTGGTGAACATCTCTCCCGCGGTCACCGAGGAGATGTCGCTTCAGGGGCCTGCGGCCGGCGTCGCCGTAGCCGAGATCGAAAGCGGCTCTTTCGCGCAGCAGCTCAATCTCCAGCGCGGCGACGTGATCATTGCCGTCAACGATCAGAAAATCGAGAACACCCACGATCTCGAACGAGCCACCGCGATGCGCGCCTATTACTGGAAAGTGACGCTGGCGCGTGGCGGTCAGGTCTTCACCACCGTGGTCGGCGGCTAG
- a CDS encoding IS1182 family transposase encodes MLRKPGPEQTALEMVTLDELVPADHLLRKIEAAVDFSFIHDRVAGLYCPDNGRPPLDPTLMFKALFIGYLFGVRSERQLVREIEVNVAYRWFLRLKLTDKVFDASTLSQNRRRRFQDESVAQDIFDRIVEQAMARGFVSGKVLYTDSTHLKASANRNRFDKAMVEKSRADYWAALDAAVEEDRAAHGRKPLPEKKRQPPVVETKVSRTDPESGYMVRDGKPKGFFYLDHRTVDGRHGIILDSFATPANVHDSIVYLTRLDRQRERFDLDVRAVGLDAGYATAGIAKGLEDRGLYGVTGYRNPTPPRPGMMRKSAFKYDAEADVYRCPQGQALTYATTDRTGYRHYTSDPDQCRACPLLSSCTGNAKAERAITRHVWQDARDRVDAHRLTTEGRFIYKRRKETVERSFADAKQLFGHRYARFRGLLRVRWQCLLAAAAQNMKKIALLTASRAEPRPA; translated from the coding sequence ATGCTTCGCAAGCCCGGCCCCGAACAGACAGCGCTCGAGATGGTGACGCTCGATGAGCTTGTCCCCGCTGATCACCTGCTTCGCAAGATCGAGGCGGCGGTCGATTTCTCGTTCATCCATGATCGTGTGGCGGGTCTTTACTGCCCGGACAACGGGCGGCCGCCGCTCGATCCGACGCTGATGTTCAAGGCGCTGTTCATTGGCTATCTGTTCGGCGTGCGCTCGGAGCGCCAGCTCGTGCGCGAGATCGAGGTCAATGTCGCCTATCGCTGGTTCCTGCGGCTGAAGCTGACAGACAAGGTCTTCGACGCCTCGACCCTGAGCCAGAACCGCCGCCGCCGCTTTCAGGACGAGAGCGTCGCACAGGACATTTTCGACCGCATTGTCGAGCAGGCGATGGCGCGGGGCTTCGTGTCGGGGAAGGTTCTCTACACCGACTCGACCCATCTGAAGGCCTCCGCCAACAGGAACAGGTTCGACAAGGCCATGGTCGAGAAGTCGCGGGCCGACTATTGGGCGGCGCTGGACGCGGCGGTCGAGGAAGATCGCGCCGCGCATGGCAGGAAGCCTTTGCCGGAGAAGAAGCGCCAGCCGCCGGTGGTCGAAACCAAGGTTTCCCGCACGGATCCCGAGAGCGGCTACATGGTGCGGGATGGGAAGCCGAAGGGCTTCTTCTATCTCGATCACCGCACGGTGGACGGGCGTCACGGCATCATCCTGGACAGTTTTGCGACGCCGGCGAATGTGCATGACAGCATCGTCTATCTGACGCGGCTCGACCGGCAGCGGGAACGGTTCGATCTCGATGTGCGGGCGGTGGGGCTGGACGCGGGCTACGCCACGGCGGGCATCGCCAAGGGTCTGGAGGATCGCGGGCTTTACGGGGTGACGGGTTATCGCAACCCGACGCCGCCCAGGCCCGGCATGATGCGCAAGAGCGCCTTCAAATATGACGCCGAGGCCGACGTCTACCGCTGCCCACAGGGCCAGGCGCTGACCTACGCCACGACCGACCGCACAGGCTACCGCCATTACACGTCGGACCCGGATCAGTGCCGCGCCTGTCCGCTGCTTTCCTCCTGCACCGGCAACGCCAAGGCCGAGCGCGCCATCACCCGCCATGTCTGGCAGGACGCGCGCGATCGGGTCGACGCCCATCGCCTCACGACCGAAGGCAGGTTCATCTACAAACGCCGCAAGGAGACGGTCGAGCGCTCTTTCGCCGACGCCAAGCAGCTCTTCGGCCACCGCTATGCGAGGTTCCGGGGACTTTTGCGGGTGCGGTGGCAATGTCTGCTCGCCGCCGCCGCGCAGAATATGAAGAAAATCGCCCTCCTGACCGCCAGCAGGGCAGAGCCAAGGCCCGCCTGA
- the rplQ gene encoding 50S ribosomal protein L17, with amino-acid sequence MYHGHKKRRFGRTHEHRKAMFANMAQALIKHEQIITTLPKAKDLRPVVEKLVTLGKRGDLHARRQAIAQIKDVKLVGKLFEVLGPRYKDRNGGYTRVLKAGFRYGDNAPLAVIEFVDRDVNARGQDSGPVQVVAEEA; translated from the coding sequence ATGTATCACGGTCACAAGAAGCGCCGTTTCGGCCGCACCCATGAGCACCGCAAGGCCATGTTCGCGAATATGGCGCAGGCGCTCATCAAGCATGAGCAGATCATCACCACCCTGCCGAAGGCGAAGGACCTGCGTCCGGTCGTCGAGAAGCTGGTGACGCTCGGCAAGCGCGGCGATCTCCACGCCCGTCGTCAGGCCATCGCCCAGATCAAGGACGTCAAGCTCGTCGGCAAGCTCTTCGAGGTGCTCGGCCCGCGCTACAAGGATCGCAACGGCGGCTATACGCGAGTCCTGAAGGCGGGCTTCCGCTACGGCGACAACGCCCCGCTGGCGGTGATCGAATTCGTCGACCGCGACGTCAATGCGCGCGGCCAGGATTCGGGCCCGGTGCAGGTGGTCGCGGAAGAGGCGTAA
- a CDS encoding DNA-directed RNA polymerase subunit alpha, which translates to MSIQKNWQELIKPNKLEVSPGDDPRRVATAVAEPLERGFGVTLGNALRRILLSSLQGAAITSIHIDGVLHEFSSIPGVREDVTDIVLNIKDIAIKYQGEGVKRLTLKKTGPGAVTAGDIQATGDVQVLNPDLVICTLDEGAEIRIEFTVATGKGYVPADRNRAEDAPIGLIPVDSLYSPVKKVSYRVENTREGQVLDYDKLTMTIETNGAITPDDSLAYAARILQDQLNVFVNFEEPRREEAAPSIPQLAFNPALLKKVDELELSVRSANCLKNDNIVYIGDLIQKSEAEMLRTPNFGRKSLNEIKEVLAQMGLHLGMEVPGWPPENIDDLAKRFEEHY; encoded by the coding sequence GTGAGCATCCAGAAGAACTGGCAGGAACTGATCAAGCCGAACAAGCTCGAGGTCTCGCCCGGCGACGATCCGCGCCGCGTGGCGACCGCCGTCGCCGAACCGCTGGAGCGTGGCTTCGGCGTGACGCTCGGCAACGCCCTGCGCCGCATTCTTCTCTCGTCGCTGCAGGGCGCGGCGATCACCTCGATCCATATCGACGGCGTGCTGCATGAATTCTCGTCCATCCCCGGCGTGCGTGAGGATGTGACCGACATCGTCCTGAACATCAAGGACATCGCCATCAAGTATCAGGGCGAGGGCGTGAAGCGCCTCACCCTGAAGAAGACGGGCCCCGGCGCCGTCACCGCCGGCGACATCCAGGCGACCGGCGACGTTCAGGTCCTCAACCCCGACCTCGTCATCTGCACGCTCGACGAGGGCGCGGAGATCCGCATCGAATTCACCGTCGCGACCGGCAAGGGCTATGTCCCGGCCGACCGCAACCGCGCCGAAGACGCGCCGATCGGCCTCATTCCGGTCGACAGCCTCTACTCGCCGGTCAAGAAGGTGAGCTATCGCGTCGAGAACACCCGCGAGGGCCAGGTTCTCGACTATGACAAGCTGACCATGACCATCGAGACCAATGGCGCGATCACGCCGGACGACTCGCTGGCCTATGCGGCGCGCATCCTTCAGGATCAGCTCAACGTCTTCGTCAATTTCGAGGAGCCCCGCCGCGAAGAGGCCGCCCCGTCGATCCCGCAGCTCGCCTTCAATCCGGCGCTGCTCAAGAAGGTCGACGAGCTGGAGCTGTCGGTGCGTTCGGCAAACTGCCTGAAGAACGACAACATCGTCTATATCGGCGACCTCATCCAGAAGTCGGAGGCGGAAATGCTCCGCACCCCGAACTTTGGCCGCAAGTCCCTGAACGAGATCAAGGAAGTTCTCGCGCAGATGGGCCTGCATCTGGGCATGGAAGTGCCCGGCTGGCCGCCGGAGAACATCGACGACCTCGCCAAGCGCTTCGAGGAACATTACTGA
- the rpsK gene encoding 30S ribosomal protein S11 — MAKETTRVRRRERKNIVSGVAHVNSTFNNTMITITDAQGNTVSWSSAGSMGFKGSRKSTPYAAQMAAEDAARKAGEHGVRTLEVEVSGPGSGRESALRALQAAGFTVTSIRDVTPIPHNGCRPRKRRRV; from the coding sequence ATGGCCAAGGAAACCACCCGCGTTCGCCGCCGTGAGCGCAAGAACATCGTCTCCGGCGTCGCGCATGTGAACTCGACCTTCAACAACACCATGATCACCATCACCGACGCGCAGGGCAACACCGTGTCCTGGTCGTCCGCCGGCTCGATGGGCTTCAAGGGCTCGCGCAAGTCCACCCCCTACGCCGCCCAGATGGCCGCCGAAGACGCCGCCCGCAAGGCCGGCGAGCACGGCGTCCGCACGCTGGAAGTCGAGGTTTCGGGCCCCGGTTCGGGTCGTGAATCCGCGCTGCGCGCGCTGCAGGCGGCGGGTTTCACCGTCACCTCCATCCGCGACGTGACGCCGATCCCGCACAACGGCTGCCGTCCGCGCAAGCGCCGTCGCGTCTGA
- the rpsM gene encoding 30S ribosomal protein S13, with amino-acid sequence MARIAGVNIPTNKRVVIALQYIHGIGAKKAEEICEKVGIPAERRVAQLTDAEVLQIRETIDRDYLVEGDLRREVAINIKRLMDLGCYRGLRHRRQLPVRGQRTHTNARTRKGKAKPIAGKKK; translated from the coding sequence GTGGCACGTATTGCAGGCGTCAACATCCCGACCAACAAGCGCGTCGTCATCGCGCTTCAGTATATTCACGGCATCGGCGCGAAGAAGGCCGAGGAGATCTGTGAGAAGGTGGGCATTCCGGCCGAGCGCCGCGTCGCCCAGCTCACCGACGCCGAAGTCCTGCAGATCCGCGAGACCATCGACCGCGATTATCTGGTGGAAGGCGACCTGCGCCGCGAAGTCGCGATCAACATCAAGCGCCTGATGGACCTTGGCTGCTACCGCGGCCTGCGTCATCGCCGTCAGCTTCCGGTTCGCGGCCAGCGCACCCACACCAACGCCCGCACCCGCAAGGGCAAGGCGAAGCCGATCGCCGGCAAGAAGAAGTAA
- a CDS encoding Hsp70 family protein translates to MEAKAFCGLDFGTSNSTVAIPGPAGVTLAPLEGDSRTLPSSIFFDFSDGSPVFGRAAIAAYVDGADGRLMRSLKSVLGTALMDETTRIKTRTYTFKDIIGLIVARLKAAAEAATGREITQVVLGRPVHFVDDDAAADRRAEDALAEIARAQGFTEIAFQFEPIAAALAYEQKVSREEYALIADIGGGTSDFSIVRVSPEGRTRLDRAGDVLANKGVHIGGTDIDRLFSMKSVMPLLGQGSEMRMPFADKAIPVPNGFFVDLSTWHRINLLYTQKASRDIAELARYALAPEKIARLVEVVESRRGHSVALAVEDAKIALSAQARAAIDLAEVERGLAVETATATLHAAIADQLGALSRTLKETLDASGLTGDRIDAVFLTGGSTAIPAVRAAVTALTPGATIVEGDMFGAVGMGLGLDAARKFGSHVDDRAA, encoded by the coding sequence ATGGAAGCAAAGGCGTTTTGCGGCCTCGACTTTGGCACGTCCAATTCGACGGTGGCGATCCCTGGTCCCGCGGGCGTGACGCTGGCGCCGCTCGAGGGCGACAGCCGCACGCTGCCCAGCTCGATCTTCTTCGATTTTTCGGACGGCTCCCCCGTTTTTGGCCGCGCGGCCATTGCGGCCTATGTCGACGGCGCGGACGGGCGGTTGATGCGCAGCCTGAAATCCGTGCTCGGCACGGCGCTGATGGACGAAACCACCCGCATCAAGACCAGGACCTACACATTCAAGGACATCATCGGCCTGATCGTCGCGCGCCTGAAGGCGGCGGCCGAGGCGGCGACGGGCCGCGAGATCACACAAGTCGTGCTCGGCCGGCCGGTGCATTTCGTCGATGACGATGCGGCCGCCGACCGCCGGGCCGAGGATGCGCTCGCGGAGATCGCGCGGGCGCAGGGTTTCACCGAGATCGCCTTTCAGTTTGAGCCGATCGCGGCGGCGCTGGCCTATGAGCAGAAGGTGTCGCGCGAGGAGTATGCGCTGATCGCCGACATCGGCGGCGGCACCTCCGATTTTTCGATCGTTCGGGTCTCGCCGGAGGGGCGGACGCGGTTGGATCGGGCAGGGGATGTGCTCGCCAACAAGGGCGTGCATATCGGCGGCACCGATATCGACCGGCTGTTCAGCATGAAGTCGGTGATGCCGTTGCTGGGGCAGGGCAGTGAAATGCGCATGCCCTTCGCCGACAAGGCCATCCCTGTGCCCAACGGCTTCTTCGTCGATCTGTCGACCTGGCACCGCATCAATCTGCTCTATACGCAGAAAGCGTCGCGCGACATCGCCGAACTGGCGCGCTACGCGCTGGCCCCGGAAAAGATCGCGCGGCTTGTCGAAGTCGTCGAAAGCCGGCGAGGCCATTCCGTGGCGCTTGCCGTCGAAGACGCCAAGATTGCGCTCTCGGCGCAGGCGCGCGCCGCCATTGACCTCGCGGAAGTCGAGCGCGGCCTTGCCGTCGAGACGGCGACCGCGACGCTGCACGCCGCAATCGCGGACCAACTCGGCGCCCTGTCACGCACGTTGAAGGAGACGCTGGACGCCTCCGGGCTGACGGGCGACCGCATTGATGCGGTGTTTCTCACCGGCGGATCGACCGCCATTCCGGCCGTGCGCGCGGCGGTGACGGCGCTGACGCCCGGGGCGACGATCGTCGAGGGCGACATGTTCGGGGCCGTCGGCATGGGACTGGGGCTGGACGCCGCGCGAAAATTCGGTTCTCATGTCGATGACCGGGCCGCCTGA